One genomic window of Trichlorobacter lovleyi includes the following:
- a CDS encoding LexA family transcriptional regulator: MLKNGKIIELHEGANVVNAATSSLQVASGAAEDTLLNTRDVLSRIKDELGLDTDLELADVMGVGIRRIHNWKHRNTVPTEEIVAVCGKEGLDLQYVLTGQKIGLGRSGGQGENEQQTQGGEAACNVDSEHSNKPRDSFTQSSCGHPLIHPPYKAYTQRADNGEVLTSFVSPQIVDVLAPGLNWLNHSLGVAPENFLLVKVLGDNMAPWLQDGDLVMVDAGIKTTINGGCLLLRYADGMMMVRRVFRNQDGTFLAKCDNECCPPDIIDPNNNMTYPIVVGRVVRRLVR; this comes from the coding sequence ATGTTAAAAAACGGGAAAATTATTGAGCTGCATGAAGGTGCGAACGTTGTGAATGCGGCAACATCATCTCTTCAGGTGGCTTCGGGGGCTGCCGAAGACACGTTGCTGAACACCAGGGATGTCTTGAGCAGGATCAAGGATGAGCTGGGTCTTGATACCGACCTGGAGCTGGCAGATGTCATGGGAGTTGGTATCCGGCGTATCCATAACTGGAAACACCGCAACACCGTGCCGACGGAAGAGATTGTTGCCGTCTGCGGCAAGGAAGGACTTGACCTGCAATATGTGCTGACCGGTCAGAAAATCGGCCTGGGCAGATCGGGTGGGCAGGGGGAGAATGAGCAGCAGACTCAGGGCGGAGAAGCCGCCTGTAATGTTGACAGTGAGCACAGCAACAAACCGCGCGATAGTTTTACCCAGTCAAGCTGCGGTCATCCCCTGATTCATCCCCCCTACAAGGCTTATACCCAGCGTGCGGACAATGGTGAGGTGCTGACTTCGTTTGTGTCGCCGCAGATTGTTGATGTGCTTGCCCCCGGCCTCAATTGGCTTAACCACTCCCTGGGGGTGGCGCCCGAGAACTTTCTGCTGGTCAAGGTGTTGGGGGACAACATGGCGCCCTGGCTGCAGGACGGCGATCTGGTCATGGTGGATGCCGGCATCAAGACCACGATCAACGGCGGGTGTCTGTTGTTGCGGTACGCGGACGGCATGATGATGGTGCGGCGTGTTTTCAGAAACCAGGATGGCACCTTTCTGGCCAAGTGCGATAATGAGTGCTGCCCGCCGGATATCATTGATCCCAACAATAACATGACCTATCCGATTGTGGTGGGTAGGGTGGTGCGACGCCTGGTGCGTTGA
- the rfaE1 gene encoding D-glycero-beta-D-manno-heptose-7-phosphate kinase: protein MDRKMVESLFQRASSLKCLVVGDLMLDEYLWGKTDRISPEAPVQVVDVLREDLRLGGAGNVANNLLALGCQVTVASVVGEDENGWALLKTFSRQGIDTTPIYQEAGRRTGRKTRVIASNQQIVRIDRESREPLSGQIEQQLVNWLQQHITGFDVVLVSDYLKGVLTPSVLAAVTSTASRRSIPVLVDPKGSDYSKYRGATCLTPNRKEAEAASGIPIRDGASLQQAADTIMSTVGLDNLLITRSEEGMSLFCGSGETVHIPTVAREVFDVTGAGDTVLALLACGLAGGLPLAESARLANVAAGIAVAKLGTSTVTPAEIITAVSLEHRDSDSKIKSREVLAEIIATERAKGRQVVFTNGCFDLLHAGHVKYLQAARRLGDLLILGLNSDASVRRLKGPKRPLIDEDERGHLMAALDCIDYVCLFEEDTPLELITALKPQILVKGGDYTPEGVVGKDLVESYGGRVELIPFVDGKSTTNIIEKVLERYTDEQ, encoded by the coding sequence CTCTGGGGCAAGACCGACCGGATATCTCCCGAGGCCCCGGTGCAGGTGGTGGATGTGCTACGGGAAGACCTGCGCCTGGGAGGAGCCGGCAACGTGGCCAACAACCTGCTGGCGCTGGGCTGCCAGGTCACGGTGGCATCGGTGGTCGGCGAGGACGAAAACGGCTGGGCACTGTTGAAGACGTTCAGCCGCCAGGGGATTGATACCACTCCGATTTATCAGGAGGCGGGACGCCGCACCGGCCGCAAGACACGGGTGATTGCCTCCAACCAGCAGATCGTCAGGATCGACCGGGAATCCCGTGAGCCGCTCTCCGGGCAGATCGAGCAACAGCTGGTCAACTGGCTGCAGCAGCATATAACCGGTTTTGATGTAGTGCTGGTCTCTGATTACCTGAAGGGGGTGCTGACACCGTCCGTCCTGGCCGCTGTCACCTCCACGGCGAGCAGACGCAGCATTCCTGTTCTGGTGGACCCCAAAGGAAGTGATTACAGCAAGTACCGGGGCGCCACCTGCCTGACCCCCAACCGCAAGGAGGCAGAAGCCGCTTCCGGAATACCGATCCGTGACGGTGCCAGCCTGCAGCAGGCTGCCGATACGATCATGTCCACCGTGGGACTGGACAACCTCCTGATCACCCGCAGCGAAGAGGGGATGTCGCTTTTCTGCGGCAGTGGCGAGACCGTCCATATTCCGACCGTTGCCCGCGAGGTGTTTGATGTCACCGGCGCCGGCGACACGGTGCTGGCCCTGCTGGCCTGCGGGCTTGCCGGCGGCCTGCCGTTGGCCGAGTCGGCCCGGCTGGCCAACGTTGCAGCCGGGATCGCCGTGGCCAAGCTGGGCACCTCCACCGTTACCCCTGCAGAGATTATCACTGCGGTATCCCTGGAACACCGCGACAGTGACAGCAAGATCAAGAGCCGTGAGGTCCTGGCAGAGATCATTGCCACAGAACGGGCCAAGGGCAGGCAGGTGGTCTTTACCAACGGCTGCTTTGACCTGCTGCATGCCGGACATGTCAAATATCTGCAGGCCGCCCGCCGCCTGGGCGACCTGCTGATTCTGGGACTGAACAGCGATGCCTCGGTACGGCGCCTGAAAGGGCCCAAACGCCCGCTGATTGACGAAGATGAACGGGGCCACCTGATGGCTGCCCTGGACTGTATCGACTACGTCTGTCTGTTTGAGGAGGACACTCCGCTGGAACTGATCACCGCCCTGAAACCGCAGATTCTGGTCAAAGGCGGCGACTACACGCCGGAGGGGGTCGTTGGCAAGGATCTGGTGGAGTCATACGGCGGCAGGGTTGAGCTGATCCCCTTTGTGGATGGCAAATCAACCACGAACATCATCGAGAAGGTGCTGGAACGCTACACCGACGAACAGTAA